In Paraflavitalea devenefica, the following are encoded in one genomic region:
- the era gene encoding GTPase Era, producing the protein MKSGFVSIFGRPNAGKSTLLNALMGEKLAIVSPKVQTTRHRIKGILTTPEYQIIFSDTPGIIEPKYKLQEKMMQAVQQAQEDTDVAVLLLDVRESMEEVNSLFESIRLKAPAIIAINKLDTVDATQKEAVFNFFRSKTYAKEVVGISALKGLQVDELLKTIVKYLPEGEPFFAEDEMTDLPTRFFVAEMIREKIFYLFKDEIPYHTTVIVREFKEKTTLVKIVADIVVQRESQKAILLGESGKMIKHLGTDARKDIEAFIGQKVFLELFVKVKPKWRDNDFMLKEYGYH; encoded by the coding sequence ATGAAATCAGGGTTTGTAAGCATATTTGGTCGCCCCAATGCGGGTAAAAGCACACTGTTGAACGCCTTAATGGGCGAAAAGTTGGCTATTGTATCACCTAAGGTGCAAACTACCCGCCACCGCATTAAAGGCATTTTAACCACACCTGAATACCAGATCATTTTTTCCGACACGCCTGGCATTATTGAACCTAAGTACAAACTGCAGGAGAAAATGATGCAGGCGGTACAACAGGCCCAGGAGGATACCGATGTGGCAGTACTGTTGTTGGATGTAAGAGAGAGCATGGAAGAAGTGAACAGTCTCTTTGAATCCATACGACTCAAAGCACCAGCTATTATAGCGATCAACAAATTAGATACAGTTGATGCCACGCAGAAGGAAGCCGTCTTTAATTTCTTCAGGTCCAAAACTTATGCAAAGGAAGTGGTGGGCATTTCCGCCCTGAAAGGATTGCAGGTAGACGAGCTGTTAAAAACGATCGTGAAATACCTGCCGGAAGGCGAGCCTTTCTTTGCAGAGGACGAAATGACGGATCTGCCCACACGGTTCTTTGTGGCAGAGATGATCCGGGAAAAAATATTCTACCTGTTCAAAGACGAAATACCCTATCATACCACCGTCATTGTGCGGGAATTCAAAGAAAAGACAACCCTGGTGAAAATCGTAGCCGATATAGTTGTACAGCGTGAATCACAAAAAGCAATCCTGCTGGGCGAGAGTGGTAAGATGATCAAACACCTGGGAACAGATGCCCGGAAAGATATTGAGGCATTTATAGGGCAAAAGGTATTCCTGGAACTGTTTGTAAAGGTGAAGCCCAAATGGCGGGACAACGATTTCATGCTGAAAGAATACGGTTATCATTAA
- a CDS encoding head GIN domain-containing protein, whose product MKNIGVFLLMLLPLAMMAQKQVINDENAQPRSIGSFHAIRVSNAIDLYLSQSDEEALAVSAIKPEFRDRIKTVVEDGVLKISYDDDGKWWKGNKKLKVYVSFKTLDRLTATGASDVMVTGTIKANELAISMGGASDFKGKVEANSLDVNLSGASDASIEGKVTVLKVDANGASDFKGYDLQADNCSAEASGASDIKVTVNKELNARASGASGIHYKGDGVIRDLRSSGASNVSKRG is encoded by the coding sequence ATGAAAAATATAGGCGTTTTTTTACTGATGCTGCTGCCATTGGCCATGATGGCGCAAAAGCAGGTGATCAATGATGAAAATGCACAACCCCGCAGTATCGGCAGTTTCCATGCCATCAGGGTAAGCAATGCCATTGACCTGTATCTTTCCCAGTCGGATGAAGAGGCCCTGGCAGTAAGCGCTATTAAACCCGAATTCCGGGACCGTATTAAAACAGTGGTGGAAGATGGCGTGTTGAAGATCTCGTATGATGATGATGGAAAATGGTGGAAGGGCAATAAGAAACTGAAGGTGTATGTTTCCTTCAAAACGCTCGACAGGCTTACCGCCACCGGCGCCAGTGATGTGATGGTGACCGGCACTATTAAAGCCAATGAACTGGCTATTTCCATGGGAGGCGCCAGTGATTTTAAAGGCAAGGTGGAAGCCAATTCGCTGGATGTAAACCTGAGCGGCGCCTCTGATGCTTCGATTGAAGGAAAGGTGACAGTATTGAAAGTAGATGCCAATGGCGCCAGTGATTTTAAGGGATATGATCTCCAGGCCGATAACTGTAGTGCAGAAGCCAGTGGTGCCTCGGATATCAAGGTTACGGTAAATAAAGAATTAAATGCCCGCGCTTCCGGCGCCAGCGGTATACATTATAAAGGAGATGGCGTTATCCGTGACCTGAGGAGCAGCGGCGCCAGTAATGTTTCCAAAAGAGGATAA
- a CDS encoding head GIN domain-containing protein gives MKKIGLFVAGILFSLVLVAQKQVNDPLAQERKVSGFHAIRVSNGIKVYLSQGSSEAVAVSASKEEYRDKIVTKVEDGVLKIYYEQETLKFWKNGGTRGKNPVAYVSVDDLDGLDINSGASVSVEGGIKGSKLDLDASSGAVFKGAVDYTTLDIDQSSGSVVKISGNASSLKIDGSSGSVFQGYELSVQNCDVDVSSGAGAQVTMNKEMSAEASSGGYISYKGSGVIRNVKTSSGGSVSKKG, from the coding sequence ATGAAAAAGATCGGATTATTCGTTGCAGGCATTCTTTTTTCCCTGGTGCTGGTAGCCCAAAAGCAGGTTAATGATCCCCTGGCCCAGGAGAGGAAAGTATCAGGCTTTCACGCCATCCGGGTATCAAACGGTATCAAAGTATATTTAAGTCAGGGCAGCTCTGAAGCGGTAGCGGTGAGCGCTTCCAAAGAAGAGTATCGCGACAAGATCGTTACCAAAGTAGAAGATGGTGTACTAAAGATCTATTATGAGCAGGAAACCCTGAAGTTCTGGAAAAATGGTGGTACAAGGGGTAAAAATCCTGTCGCTTATGTATCAGTGGATGATCTAGACGGACTGGATATTAATTCCGGCGCCAGTGTAAGCGTTGAAGGAGGGATCAAAGGAAGTAAACTGGACCTGGACGCTTCCAGCGGCGCTGTTTTCAAAGGAGCGGTAGATTATACTACCCTGGATATAGACCAGAGCAGTGGATCGGTCGTTAAAATTTCAGGTAATGCCAGTTCTTTGAAAATAGATGGCAGCAGTGGTAGTGTTTTCCAGGGGTATGAACTCAGTGTTCAAAACTGTGATGTAGATGTGAGCAGCGGCGCTGGTGCACAGGTCACTATGAACAAAGAAATGTCGGCCGAAGCCAGCAGTGGCGGCTATATTTCTTATAAAGGCTCCGGAGTGATCCGCAACGTTAAAACCAGCAGCGGCGGCTCAGTGTCAAAAAAAGGATAA